One window of Sinorhizobium fredii NGR234 genomic DNA carries:
- the guaD gene encoding guanine deaminase: MTSTLIRGRTLSFRRAPESIDDSGAYTYESDGALLVEAGVITAAGTYATVRAAAPEEVMEIDHRPHLIVPGFIDTHLHFPQMQVMASYAANLLEWLNTYTFPEECRFVETAHAERIATRFFDEMVRHGTTTATAYCSVHKASADAFFAESLRRGMCMVAGKVMMDRNAPQGLLDTPQMSYDETRAVIADWHGKGRNHVAITPRFAITSTPEQMAVAKSLLCEFPDLHVQTHLSENRDEIAYTSELYPEAKDYTDVYARYGLLGPKSLFGHCIHLSEREADAMSETGSVAVFCPTSNLFLGSGLFPLRALTRREKPVRVSIASDIGGGTSYSMLKTLDEAYKILQLQGERLNPFDSFYMMTRGNAEALSLADRIGTLEPGTDADLAVLDMAATPAMALRAEVVNSLADELFLLQTMGDDRSIFETYVAGKPAKSTLGTT, from the coding sequence ATGACATCGACCCTCATCCGCGGCCGCACGCTGAGTTTCCGCCGCGCGCCGGAGAGCATCGACGACAGCGGCGCCTATACCTATGAAAGCGACGGCGCGCTCCTCGTCGAAGCTGGCGTGATCACGGCCGCCGGCACTTACGCGACGGTCAGGGCCGCAGCGCCGGAAGAGGTGATGGAGATCGACCATCGGCCGCACCTCATCGTCCCGGGCTTCATCGACACGCATCTGCACTTTCCGCAAATGCAGGTCATGGCCTCCTATGCCGCCAACCTGCTCGAATGGCTGAACACCTATACCTTCCCGGAGGAATGCCGCTTCGTCGAGACGGCACATGCGGAGCGGATCGCCACCCGCTTCTTCGACGAGATGGTGCGCCACGGCACGACGACGGCGACGGCCTATTGCTCGGTGCACAAGGCGTCCGCCGACGCCTTCTTCGCCGAGAGCCTAAGGCGCGGCATGTGCATGGTCGCCGGCAAGGTGATGATGGATCGCAACGCCCCGCAGGGCCTGCTCGATACACCTCAGATGAGCTATGACGAGACGCGGGCGGTGATTGCCGACTGGCACGGCAAGGGCCGCAACCACGTCGCTATCACGCCGCGTTTCGCCATTACCTCGACGCCGGAGCAGATGGCGGTGGCGAAATCGCTCTTGTGCGAATTTCCGGACCTGCATGTGCAGACGCATCTCTCCGAAAACCGCGACGAAATCGCCTATACCTCAGAGCTCTACCCGGAGGCGAAGGACTATACGGACGTCTACGCCCGCTACGGGCTGCTTGGACCTAAAAGCCTCTTCGGCCATTGCATCCATCTGTCGGAGCGCGAAGCCGATGCGATGAGCGAGACCGGCTCGGTCGCCGTCTTCTGCCCGACATCCAATCTCTTCCTCGGCTCCGGCCTGTTCCCGCTCCGCGCGCTGACGCGGCGCGAGAAACCGGTGCGCGTCTCGATCGCCTCCGATATCGGCGGCGGCACCAGCTATTCGATGCTGAAGACGCTCGACGAGGCCTACAAGATTTTGCAATTGCAGGGCGAGCGCCTGAACCCCTTCGACAGCTTCTACATGATGACTCGCGGCAATGCCGAAGCGCTGTCGCTTGCAGATCGCATCGGCACGCTGGAGCCCGGCACCGATGCCGACCTCGCGGTCCTCGACATGGCAGCGACACCGGCCATGGCGCTCAGGGCCGAAGTGGTCAATTCGCTCGCCGACGAGCTCTTCCTGTTGCAGACGATGGGCGACGACCGGTCGATCTTCGAGACCTA